aaataaaaatcctGAGGGTCTTGCCTGatatgttgacagtttattcttgTCCATAGATTTTACATGACATCATGAGTTCCTGCAGAtctttgtgtgttttgctgtgCCTGAACATGGTCCATTGATAGAATGGCCTTTAACCGACAAATACTCCAAATAACCCAAAGTAAAGGATACAACAACTCAAAAGCACGGTTAAATGCTTTTACTAGTTAGAGTACAGTTTCCTTGTATTCAAAAAATGATGTTACATACAACTATAAATGTTACTATAAACTGTGCCATGTCATTAAGTGGCATTTAATGAAGTCTTCAGTTCTTCACTGCTATTGCTTGCAGTATGTCCTTTCAGTCCAAGGAACAAATGCTTCTGTCTTTCAAGATGGCtttgaattttgcagatgctcctGTCTTTCAGTTTTGTTTCCCAAAGAGGCACCTACAGTAGCCTCTTCACCACTTTTGTCACCTTGACTCGATGCACATAGCGTCGGTGAAGCTCACCAGCTGCTGTTTTTCAAAGTAAACACTGTCCAATGAATTGGGTAGTGGATTCTGAGTGGAGTGGTACTGTTCAGTACCTGTACGATCATATCACAGAACCTGCGATCCATCCTAGACACAGGTGTATGGACTGCCATTCTCTCTtccaacaaattgatgaaggtctgGGCGAAAACTGGTTTTCTTGTGCGGCATTAACACTAACCAACCTGGAAGTCTCACGGTGTTGGTCGCTAGCACTGACTGCAGAATCTGGTGTTGTTGCTGCTATTTATTTGGGGAAGATCATTTGTCAGTGTGTGACAACTTTTCACATCAACAATGGTTACCATGGTTAAACCTGAAAAGCGCAACATCTGGACGAGCCAAATGACTAAATATGTACGGATATACTGATCATGCCCTAATATGACGATGCCATGATTACAATGACCATATCTCAGTACAGGGATTAATGGggtaattttgtgtgtgtagctgatGCAAAACAGCTATCCCTGAATTGGAAAGTAAAGAAAAATATTTCAAAGTTACATGGAACATCCTAAAATGATTTCAATCCACAAAACCTGCAAATGCAGtgaatctgaagtaaaaacagaacaTTTGAAATAGGGGCAAGTTTGgacttgtgtttttatttcagattagcAGCAGCTGGACTTTTGTAGCCATTGAGTTTTCATGAAAGGTCATTGATGTGACTTATTAAATCTCTGTCCCTGCAGAgcgacttgctgagtattttcaacatTTCTTGTTCTCACCACAATATGGAATCCCTGATATCTGCGCTTCCCAAGAGGCTTGATGTCACAGAGGAACTTTATTATGTCATTCAGTCCTGGGTTTGCTGCATCGCCTGTCAATGTGGCCCTAGGTTTCATTGTCTATAAAACTTTTCCATATCAGAGTAAGgtgtcatataaccatataacaattacagcacggaaactggccatcttggcccttctagtccatgccgaactgttaCTCTCTCCTCGTCCCACAGACCTGCacgcagcccataaccctccattcctttcctgtccatgtagctgtccaatttaactttaaacgataacatcgaacctgcctcaaccacttcagctggaagcttgttccacacagtgACCACACTAAATCATAGATCTTACAATCTGGGAATTAATAGAACATCGTTTTTGAAATTGTGTAATACCCTTTGACTAATCTCACAAGCTGCCATCATTTTCAAAATTTGCTATTGTGATTATCACAATGGAATCATGGACTTCCTGCTTaggttttttcacacattggctcAAATAATAAATATCGTTTTTCATGGAACTTGGAACATATGAAAGCTTGAATATAATTCCTAATAAATTCGTACCCTACACTGTACTCTACGCCGTACCCTACgcacacctccccaaaaatgtaattaCGCATCGCGTggatgcagaccgcaacaactgtgattggtccgcttggtagaaTGACATTTTCTCCTatactgcaatagcttcccattgagcaactgaagggcagggaaggaactctggctgcaatgctttccataaagctttacagacctccaaaattatggaggaccttgtgcttgacgccagtttgtagctagctgctacagcctgttgacatccacctgaagctaaaactcgaatggtggtTGCccgtctctgagtatactgtgcatacactgatgctaagtaaatggttggagacgatgaaccaaatcgtcaaatctacccaCCGACATCCAAATATATTTCAAGTGCATTTCTTCGTCCTTGTCTCTCAATGGCCGGggaagcacagaaaattcaccctccttcagtttcagtcgccattgtttgaagtttgagtttcttcgtgttgaaactcaacacgaagaaactcaacacagtggcatagaaaccccaccgccaactatcgttttggcggtgaatttgcagagtgacgcagacacaccaatgcacaagtataaatgctcacaacagcgtagcccacttgtgtaggctacgGTGTAAGCTAGTATGCAAAAGTATAAATTGGCCgttagtccagtgtagttttgtgttgtttcatgtagcaccatggtcctggaggaactttgtttcgtttttactgtgtactgtaccagcagtttatggtcaaaatgacaataaaaagcgacttgacttgactttgtcATTGTACTTCTCTGCAGTGTTTCCTACATTCCCTTCAAATGATAACCATACATTGTTGAGCAACATGGCTTGATCTacgatactaaggtaggtggtgttgtagatgatgagataggttttcaaaacttgcagagagatttaggacagttagaagagtgggctgaaagatggcagatgtagttgaatgctgaaaaatgtgaggtagtacattttggtagaactaatcaaaataggacatacatggtaaatggtagggcattaaagagtGCTTTAGAACAGTGGGATCtagaaataatggtgcatagttctctgaagatggaatctcatgtgattAGGGtgttgaagaaagcttttggtttgctggcctttattaatcagagcattgagtataggagttgggatgtaatgttgaatttgtataaggcattggtaaggccaaatctggagtattgtgtacagttctggtcaccgaattataggaaagatgtcaataaaattgatagggtacagaggaggtttactaaaatgttgcctgggtttcatctcctaagttacagagaaaggttgaacaagttaggtcgttattctttggagcgtagaaggttgaggggggacttgatagaggtgtttaaaattatgagggggattgatagagttgacgtggttggactttttccattgagagtggggatgattcaaacaagaggacataggttgagaattagaggacaaaagtttaggggtaagatgaggggaacttctttactgagagagtggtggctgtgtggaatgatctTCCGGTGTGGGTGCTTggggcaggttctatgttgtcttTTGAGTTGAATTGGATGGATATATGggcgggggggtggagggttgtgggctgggtgagggtcagtggagctggggtggggtgggggttcgGCGTGGACtggaggggccaaatggcctgtttccatgctgtaatttaaCTTACAGTAACTATTTatgttcttactgtaattcacagtttttttctctatcattatgtattgcgaggtactgctgccgcaatgacactaaatttcacaacatttgctggtgatattaaacctgattctgattctgattcatatacTATGAACTTTctgatactttgaactttgaggtgtgCGGTGttttcacattctccctgtgatcacatcgATTTCCTTCTCAGTTGCTTCATTCCCTCTGCACATCCCAAAGACAGGCGGCGTGGTAAGAACCTGACAGAGTTGATGGAAACGTGGGGAGAATAAAAGGAAGGAGTATAGAACTCGTGGAAGTGGGTGGTTAAATGTCACTGCAGACCTAATGGGCTgaaggtctgtttccatgctgaacgACACTATAAACTCAAATACAGGTCATTTTCTTTCACCTTCTCTCATTCATCTGACTTCTCCTGATAATCTGAACACTGAAGGTGGTGTCTTTCTAGAATGCTCTTTGGTTTTGTAGAGAGCAATGAAAATTAAACATGACAGGTTCCATAAAGTACCCATTAATGAAACTTTTGACCAAAGCTGGgaatttaattggtcattgtaaattgtcccatgattaggctaggtttaaatctggggattgctggatggtgtggcttgaagggctggaagggcctttccTGCATTAtatctaaataaacaaataataaataaacaaaatctaaGCTGTTCTCAAATTTGAAGTGGCTCGATCAGACACAAAAACAAGTTAAGAAATTAATGTGTAAACTGTGTAATTGATGGCACGCAAAATGAACACCGGGGTAACATTATGTAATACAAAtcaacacacaaattgctggagaaactcagcagatcaggcagcatctatggaaataaatgcaatcgacgtttcaggctgagacccttcttcaggactattaCATACATTCTTCATGGATTTGTATGTAATACGGTTCCATATTTAAACAAATTTTCATTAAAAACTCTGGTTTTTCATCAAAAAATGACAggtgtagttttttaaaaaaactttccaATAACAAATTTTGCATTGATTTTTCACAGAATTTTCTCCTAGTAATAAAACATATATGGAGTCTGATTATGCCCATTAATAAAAAAAAGTCTCCAGGATATCTGTGTAATAAATTAGTGCATTTTCAATAATTCAAAACATGAACGTCTTCATTAATTACCACCATCATGGATAACTaagagttcaaatttcaaagtgaattttattattaaagtccatatatgtcaccatatacaaccctgagattcattttcataccggcatactcaataaatacatggaataataacaataacagtATCAAAGAAAGCCTGCCTAACTagagtgttcaaccagagtgcagaagacaacaaattgtgcaagtacaaaatgaagaaataataataataactaaataagaaataagtattgagaacatgagatgatgagtccttgacagtgagtacattggttgtggaaacatttcaataataGGGTGTGAAGTTGgaccaagagcctgatggttgaggggttataactgtttCAAAACTGGTAGCatcagtcctgaggctcctgtaccttcttcctaatggcagcagcaagaagagagcatgacctggatggtgggggttcctgatgatggatgctgctttcctgtgacatcactccatatagatagaaccatagaaccatagaacattacagcacagaaacaggccttttgacccttctttgctgtgccgaaccatttttctgcctagtcccactgacctgcacctggaccatattccttcatacacctctcatccatgtacctgtccaagtttttcttaaatgttaaaagtgagcccccatataccacttcatctggcagctcattccacactcccaccactttctgtgtgaagaagccccccccatgttccctttaaacttttcccccttcacccttaacccatgtcctctgttttttttttctcccctagcctcagtggaaaaagcctgcttgcattcactctatctatacctatcataattttatatacctctatcaaatctcccctccttctgcactccagggaataaagtcctaaattaTTCAACATttttctgtaactcagtttctcaagtcctggcaagatccttgtaaaccttctctgcactctttcaaccttattaatatctttcctgtaatttggtgaccaaaactgcacacaatactgtactccaaatttgacctcaccaatgccttatacaacctcaccataacattccaactcttatactcaatacctgtactttgatttataaaggccaatgtaccaaaagctctctttacgaccctatctacctgtcatgccacttttagggaattttggatctgtattcccagatccctctgttctactgcacttctcagtgtcctatcatttaccttgtatgttctaccttggtttgtccttccaaagggcaatacctcacacttgtcagtattaaactccatctaacatacatcaaagttgctggtgaacgcagcaggccaagcagcatctataggaagaggcgcagtcgacgtttcaggccgagacccttcatcaggactaacctccatctgccatttttcagcccatttttccagctggtccaaatccctctgcaagctttgaaaaccttcttcactgtccactacacctccaatctttgtatcatcagcaaatttgctgatccaatttaccacattatcatccagatcattgatatagatgacaaataacattggacccagcactgatcctgtggcacaccactagtcacagggccccactcagagaagcaatcctccactaccacttgctggcttcttccattgagccaatgtctaatccaatttaccacctctccatgtatacctagcgactgaatcttcctaactaacctcccatgcgggaccttgtcaaaggccttactgaagtccacgtagacaacatccactgccttcccttcatccactttcctggtaacctcctcaaaaaactccaacagattggttaaacatcacctatcatgcacaaagccatgttgactctccctaataagtccctgtctatccaaatacttgtagatcctatctcttagtactccttccaataatttaccaacTACCGACGTCatatttaccggcctataatttcccggattacttttagagccttttttaaacaatggaacaacatgagctatcctcgaatcctccggcacctcacccgttgataccaacattttaaatgtatctgccagagcccctgcaatttcagcactagtctccttcaaagtcCGTGGGAATACCCTgtcgggtcctggggatttatctactctgatttgcctcaagacagcaagcacctcctcctcttcaatctttataggttccatgacctcactgcttgtttgccttatttccatagacttcatgccagtttccttagtaaagacagatgcaaaaaacccatttaagatctcccccatttcttttggttccatacacagccgaccactctgatcttcaagaggaccaattttatcccttactacccttttgctcttaatatatttgtagaagctctttggattatccttcaccttgactgccaaagcaacctcatgtcttcttttcaccctcctgatttctttcttgagttttttttgcactttttatcctcctcaagcaccttatttgctccctgtttcctatacatgtcatacatctctctcttcttctttatcagagttccaatatcccttgagaaccaaggttccttattcttattcactttgcctttaattctgacaggaacatacaaactctgcactctcaaaatttctcctttgcaggcctcccacttaccaatcacttGATAGAGAACAACTTgtaccaatccatgctttttagatcctttctcatttcttcaaatttgggctttttccagtttagaacctcaacccgtagaccagatctatctttatccatgatcaagttgaaattaatggtgttatgatcactggaaccaaagtgttcccctacacacacttccgtcacctatCCTAACTTGtctcctaataggagatctaatattgcatcctctctagttggtgcCTCTATACATTGATttggaaaactttcctgaacacattttacaagctttaacccgtctagacctttaacagtatgggagtcccaatcaatatgtggaaaattaaaatcccctattatcacaactttatatttcctgcagttgtctgctgtctctctgcagatttgctcctccaattcttgctgactattgggtggtctataatacaaacCCATTAATGTGgttatacctttcctgtttctcaactccagcaatatggcctcggtagacaagccctctaatctgtcctgccagagcactgctgttatattttcCATGACTAACAatgccacccgccccccccccccaccttcattcctctgcctctatcacgtctgaaacatcggaaccctggaacattaagctgccaatcctgcccctcctgcagccaagtttcactaatggctataatatcGTAATTCTATGTGttaatccacgccctcagctcatctgccttccccacaatactccttgcgttgaaatagacacacctcagaaaattattaccaccacacacaacccttctatctgtgactttgcatgaacttttaatatcatttattttcacccccactccactatctgctctggcactctggttctcatccccctgcaaatctggtttaaaccctccccaatagcactaacaaacctccctgcaaggatattggtccccttgtagttcacgTATAACctgtctcttgtacaggtcccacctacccCAGACAAGGTCCCAATGAtcatgaaatctgaaaccctgccccttacaccagtttctcagccacgtgttcatccgccagagcgtcctattcttaccctcactggcacgtggcacaggtagcaatcctgaaattaccactcttgaggtcctgctttttaacttcctaccaagctctcaatactcactcttcaggacctcctcactctttcttcctatgtcattgtacCAATGTGCTCAATAGTTTATTATTTACACAGACCAAGTCAGATCACACATAAAAAGCCAACTTAGAACTCATTGGTAGTAATTTACTAATTATGGTAATGGCAATGCTGAAATACTTTTTTAATGAAGTAAATCATTGAAAACGTATATGCTGCTCCCTGTCACAAATAAATTAAGCAAATTTGTTCTTCAACCAAACTGGAGCTCTTAACTTCCCTGCAAAGTGTGGAGAAAAAGTAAAGTATATTATAatcacaagagactctgcaaatgctggaagttcagagtaacacacacacacacacacacacacacacacacacacaaaatgctgtattcatggagagaaataaagagtcaacgttttgggcccaaccactcactgtgtaaaaagaaTCTCTAACATTCTCTTTTAAAACTCTTCGCTTTCAGCTCAAACCTGTCCCCTTCTTTTTCATACCTCTACCAATGTTGAAATAATTTTGACTACCTAGaacaagaggttctgtggatgcttgaaatcttgagcaacaatcctgatgaaggatcttggtccgactcctaattcctctccatagatgctgcttgatttgctgagttcctccagcattttgtgtgtcttactgTAAAGAAAGTACGTTATTTCTTGGAACTCTGAAGTGCAGAGGCTAATTGCAATGAAGAGTCTTCTTACTCACACATAGTCATGTAAACGGTAATCACTATGAGAGGCAGAAGGCAGTCTGTTCTGAGGTGCAGTTTGTATTGATAAAGCTTGTGGTTGGTAGGGTCTTTCATTCCCTTGCTGAGGgcaaggaagacacaggagagcTCCTCCAATGACAGCCATACCAGCTGACACAAAGCCAATATAGAGAGCTTCCCCCATTTCATATCTGGTTCCTGCTGGTAACACTGGGTTGTAGAAATCACGGATTAGGTTACTTGTTGACCGAGACACCGGAATGAGGCACATGATGCTAGCAAGGATGTAAAATGCCCCTCCTGACATGGCAATATGATCCTTGGATGAGGTTTCCCTGAAGCACACAGTGCATTTCATACCCACTACAGAAACGCAAGTGGCCAGTGTggaaaacaagcaggaaaatACCATCAAGACACGAGCGACCTGGAGGTCTGGGGGCAATGCCAGCTGCGAGCGATGGACTTGGCACTGGTAGATGCCGGTACTTTGCCAGACACATTCCATCCAAAGTCCTTTCATGAACTCCATGGCAGTGATAATATCGGTACCCACATGTGCCGTTCTACACCAGTGAGGTAAAATGGTGGCAATCAAAGTTCCAAACAGACTGAGGAGGCCAAGACAAAATCCAATAATCTGAATTCCCATGTTGGCCATTTCGGTCTTCTTTCCTTTCCTCTTGGACAACTGCAGTAACAACACTGCCTTTTTGGAGAATGTGTCCTTCCCGTTTTGCGTAAGGTTGATGCCAGCCTGCCAACAAAGAACAGGATAATGGCATCACCATTACACATTTGCCAAATGTGGCCTTTCAAAATGAGTTTAAGAGTCTGCTGCTTAATGGCCAGATTTCCTTAACTAATTCACACTTCCTCTGAATCATTTTTTGCTGAttggcaagaaactgcagagagttgtgggcacagcttaGCACATCACAGGAAGTAGCCTCCCCTCCGTAGGCTCAGTCTAtacctctcactgcctcagtaaagcagccagaataatcaaagactccacctatcttccctgAAGgttctctcctcttctcctcccatcaggcagaagatacaaaagcctgaaagcatgttggagcaggctcaagcacagcttctatcctgctgttataagacaattAAGAAACCTCTCAGTCAACCTGTTATAGCCTTTCACCTTAtcgtctctgcagtttctttgtaACATTTTATTgtgcattctgttatttttttccccacttgtactacctcaatgcccCGTATCTCTGTACATcggacaataatgaaccaaccTCAACTCCAGTTTCAATTCCAAAACAGGTAGAAAAGCTCTTATGGTCACATTTTGAGGGATAAAGTGAatgctccccaccccaccccacccataaACAGGAATAGGGCTCACAATGGATGAGTGAGATGCAAATGAAATGGCTGCTTTGTGTTGCATTTTCATTTCTGTTACTGCAGTCAATCTGTAGCTGGATGTGTGGAGATTGCAGCAAAGCAAAGGTTAAAATGTGTGCTAGCCATACAGAGTGCAGACACTTTGTATGGCCTTTCTCTCTGCGAAAGCTCAGCTCACTAAGGCAACAGTCAAGCTGATAAGCTGACAGAGACAGGGTGCAGACATCGTGCATTCAGCTAGGTTGAACACGGTCTTTGAAAGcctaactctcctttgtccagcTTTTCCAATCAAGCCTGGGAACCAAGATCAAGCTTACCAAATCAAGATAGGGATGCAAGCAAAGGATTCTAGGGCAATTATTAAGTTattaagtcagaatcagaatcagttttaacgtcactggcatatgttctgaaatttgttgtaatgtggcagcagtacattgcaaaatgtAATAACAAAAATAGtaaattacagtaattttatatgttatatatatgtgctaaatcaaataaatagtgcaaacagaaaaaaatagtaagttcgtaatgggttcaatgtccattcagaaaactgatggcagaggggaagatgctgtttcaGGCTCCCGTagttccttcctgacagtagcaatgagaaaagggaatgtacTGGGTGAAGTTTAACACTTACTATTTATTGGACAGTTATTTTACTAGTTCTCAAGCACCATTGACCTTCAACACATAGACTTAATTTCTTAATAATACCTGAATTATGCATTATGATTTATACTTAAATATGCAAATGATGGGATTCAGAAGTGCACAACGTTTCTATTGGAAGAATACTTGTATATAACTAGtcaatttctgtataaaaatgacATTTCTTTGTTCAAACTCCAGAGTATTTTGGTGACAGGGGCCACACTGTCCTTGTGAACAGTGAATAAAGTGTGGTTGAGGAACGAGTACAAGTAGTCAGAGTGCAGTTAATCAGCAATGACAGGCACGTCAGCAACAGCCAATATTGTGAGTGATGCACTTCATTGAAAAATCTTCTGCCCTGCCGAAAGCCAGCCCGAACCTTCTGATGAAGAGGTACACTGTGGCTGTAAGAACTGTCAAGAGGTCTTCCACTTATGAAGAAAACCTGGAAAGAAGGGCAAACAATGTCACCTGAGAGGGCATGGGGCCCCAGGGTCTTTGGAATGTCACCTGAGAGGGCATGGGGTCCTAGGGTCTTTGGAATGTCACCTGAGAGGGCATGGGGTCCCAGGGTCTTTGGAATGTCACCTGAGAGGGCATGGGGTCCTAGGGTCTTTGGAATGTCACCTGAGAGGGCATGGGGTCCCAGGGTCTTTGGAAGGTCACCTGAGAGGGCGTGGGGCCCCAGGGTCTTTGGAATGTCACCTGAGAGGACGTGGGGTCCCAGGGTCTTTGGAAGATGCACTGGAAGCCTTAACTGGGGAGGTGCCATGCATGCGCAGGAGGCTCTTCGGAATCAGGTCAGGGCAGGGGTGCAGTAAGCTCTGAAGGTCTTTGTTAGAATGAAGCTTTGTGGACAGTAGCATtgtagtgtgatgctattatgCCATTCTAGAGTTTGGAAGTTCATTTctggcgctgtctgtaaggagtttgtacattttg
This genomic stretch from Mobula hypostoma chromosome 6, sMobHyp1.1, whole genome shotgun sequence harbors:
- the LOC134347764 gene encoding claudin-14-like, yielding MANMGIQIIGFCLGLLSLFGTLIATILPHWCRTAHVGTDIITAMEFMKGLWMECVWQSTGIYQCQVHRSQLALPPDLQVARVLMVFSCLFSTLATCVSVVGMKCTVCFRETSSKDHIAMSGGAFYILASIMCLIPVSRSTSNLIRDFYNPVLPAGTRYEMGEALYIGFVSAGMAVIGGALLCLPCPQQGNERPYQPQALSIQTAPQNRLPSASHSDYRLHDYV